The DNA region GTTCACGCGGCCACAGGGAACAATAGCACTTCGGCTTGTCCTGTGGAAAGCGGCCATCGAGGGGTTTCTCACGAGCCCGCTCGTGGGGATCGGCATCGGCAACTACACCAGTGTCGACCAGATCATCCCCGCGATCAAAGCTGAGCCGGTCTGGTATTACATCCGGGGAATGACTGCCCACAACGTGGTGCTTCATTATCTTGCGGAGACGGGAATCATCGGCGCTGCCGCATTGCTCACCCTGGCCGGGACCGGGCTGGCGACGGCACATCGGCGGTTCCGTCCGGCTATGGGCAACCGTGATACACAGGTAACGGCGGCGCTGTTCATCATGATGGTTGTGTTTGTCATGAGCTTGTTCTTCATGCGGGCCTGGACCTGGTCTCAGGAGGGGTACGTGCTCGCGATCATATTTGGACTTAATGCCGCGTCGGGATGGGGCTGCCCCGGCGATTCATCGCAGACATGCCCAGACTGAACCCGAAGAGGATTGCCGCCTTCCGGCGGAAGATACTTAGATTTTACAAACGGCACGGCCGCGACCTGCCGTTTCGCCGCACGTGCGACCCCTATAGGATTGCCGTCGCCGAGATCATGCTCCAGCAGACGCAGGTGGAGCGGGTTGTCCCCAAATACGAGTCATGGGTCGCGCGCTGGCCGGACTGGCAGACGCTGGCCGAAGCAACAACTCGGCAACTACTCGCCATGTGGTCAGGGCTGGGGTACAACCGAAGGGCGTTGTATCTGGGGAAGCTGGCCCGTGACGTTGTGGAAAATCACGGCGGTGTTCTTCCATCTGACCCCTCAGTATTGGTGTCCCTGCCCGGTATTGGGCCGTATACGGCTCACGCGATTCTGATATTCGCCTTCAATCGACCGCTGGTCACGATCGACACCAATGTCCGGCGCGTATTACTTCATGAATTCGGGCTCCCAGCCACCTGTGCACGGAGCAAGATAGAGGCGCTGGCTGGTCAACTGTTGCCGAAACACCGCTCGCGGGACTGGCACAACGCCCTCATGGACTACAGCAATCTGGCGCTTCCGAAGAAGATCTTCGGGATTCCCCCATTGACCCGGCAGACCCGGTTCGTGGGGTCGACTCGACAGATTCGCGGCGCGATCATCCGGCAGTTGACCCACCGAAAGAAAGTGCCGCTGGCTGAGATAGCGGGGGAGCTTGGTCGCTCGGTGGAAGATGTTCGGTCCGCCGCCGAATCGATGGCACGCGAGGGGATCGTGGTGGTTCGAAAAGGCAAGATTGGTCTGACCAATTAGAGGCCGACCGCCGGCCCTTTTCTTCATCTTTGCTTTGCCAGAGTCGATACAATGACAGTACATTGAGCCGGGGTTTAGAGAGAATGAAGCGCCAAACAAGGAGCAGCCGTGCAACGGCAGTATCGGATCGAGAATCGTAAGCTGATGGAGGTCGAAGACCCGCAGGCGCAGGTGGTTGTTCTTATTAACCCCGACGAGGCGGTGCGCAAGCAGCTGGTCGAAGAACTGAAGTTCGATGAGCACACGCTGAATTCCGCGCTTGACCCGGATGAGCTGTCGCGCCTTGAATTTGAGCCGGAGCATGCAGCGCTCATTTTCAAACGCCCGAGCAAGTACTCCGCTCACGAGCAGTTCGTGTTCCGGGTCGGCTCCGTGGGAGCGTTCCTGTTCAAGGAGCGACTCTATATCGTCGTTTCCGAGGACGTGCCGCTGTTCGACGGCAGCCAGGTGACACGGGCAACCTCGCTGGCCGGACTCATCTTAGGGCTGCTGCACCGGTCCATCATCCATTTCCGCGAGCACCTGAAGATCATCAACAAGATCTCCGACGACCTGCAGGAAAAGATCAACCGGTCGATGGAGAACCGTCACCTGATCAACCAGTTCGGTTTGCAGAAGAGCCTGGTGTATTATCTCAACTCGCTCAACTCTAACGGCGTGGTGCTGGAGAAACTCCGCAACAACGCCGCCAAGATCGGGTTCACGCCGGAAGAGCTGGAGCTTTTGGATGATACCGTCATCGAAAACAATCAGTGCCTGAAGCAGGCGGACATGTACTCCAACATTCTGGTGAGCTTGATGGACGCGCGGGCCTCGATTGTCAGCAACAACCTGAACGTGCTAATG from Candidatus Zixiibacteriota bacterium includes:
- a CDS encoding Fe-S cluster assembly protein HesB, with protein sequence MPRLNPKRIAAFRRKILRFYKRHGRDLPFRRTCDPYRIAVAEIMLQQTQVERVVPKYESWVARWPDWQTLAEATTRQLLAMWSGLGYNRRALYLGKLARDVVENHGGVLPSDPSVLVSLPGIGPYTAHAILIFAFNRPLVTIDTNVRRVLLHEFGLPATCARSKIEALAGQLLPKHRSRDWHNALMDYSNLALPKKIFGIPPLTRQTRFVGSTRQIRGAIIRQLTHRKKVPLAEIAGELGRSVEDVRSAAESMAREGIVVVRKGKIGLTN
- a CDS encoding magnesium transporter CorA family protein, giving the protein MQRQYRIENRKLMEVEDPQAQVVVLINPDEAVRKQLVEELKFDEHTLNSALDPDELSRLEFEPEHAALIFKRPSKYSAHEQFVFRVGSVGAFLFKERLYIVVSEDVPLFDGSQVTRATSLAGLILGLLHRSIIHFREHLKIINKISDDLQEKINRSMENRHLINQFGLQKSLVYYLNSLNSNGVVLEKLRNNAAKIGFTPEELELLDDTVIENNQCLKQADMYSNILVSLMDARASIVSNNLNVLMKTLNIITIAIMVPTFVVSAFSMNVSIPLQNHQLAFWMIMGLALASVGGFLTFWRIKKW